The nucleotide sequence CTGCTCGGTCTGCGGCGACTTCCAGGCGCGGCGCATGGATGCGCGCTCGCGCGGACCCGACGGAAAGCCGCGCTTCGTGCACACGCTGAACGGCTCCGGCACCGCGGTCGGCCGCGCGCTGATCGCGGTGATGGAGACCTATCAGCAGGAGGACGGCTCGATCGCCGTCCCGGACGTGCTCCAGCCCTATATGGGCGGGCTGAAGGTGATCGCGCGCGAGTAGTACGTCGTTCGGGTTGCGAAGATCGGGCGGCTGGATATCCTGACGGCTGCCCGAGAACTCGAAATCGCAGCCTCATGCCCTTGCACCGCGACATCTTCTGGGTCGGCAGACAATGGGCGGTGACCGGATTTGGCATCCAGGCCGTCGACCAGCGCTTGCGCGGCGTGCTGGACATCGCGATCGCGCGGCTCTGGGACGACGATCTCATCCAGAACCGGCGGACCAAGCCCGGCGTCAATGTCGAGGACTTTGATAAGGCGCTGACGGTGGCACGCGGACGCTTTCCGCAAGCACAAGCGGCCGCTCCCATCGTAGCGCAACTGGATGGGCTCGACGTAGCGCAACTGGATGCGCTCGACCGGATCGACGCATCGCCGGCCGCGAACCCGGTCATGCCGGCGATGAAGTTGCGGGCCGAAGGCAGACTCGCGCGCTTCCTGCCGCAATGGCGCATCCGACGTTAGGCGGGCAGGGCCGGAAGAGGCGGCCGACTCGGGGCAGCGGTTCCAGCAGTCCTGGATTGTCGGGCTCAGCCGAAATCCCGCAAAACCAGCTAGTTTGCCTGATCGGCCAGAGCCAGATAAGACGGCCTCCAACGCCTCACCCAACTCTTGGAATCGACCCCGGCATGCGCATTCTCTGCACCAACGACGACGGTATCCACGCCCCCGGGCTCAAGGTCGTGGAGGAAATCGCGCGGGCGCTGTCCGATGATGTTTGGGTGGTGGCCCCCGAGCTCGACCAGTCCGGCGTGTCGCATTCGCTGTCGTTGAACGACCCGTTGCGCCTGCGCGAGGTCGGTCCGCAGCACTTTGCCGTGCGCGGCACCCCGACTGACTGCGTCATCATGGGTGCCCGCCACATCCTGGGCGCCAAGCTGCCCGATGTGGTGCTGTCCGGGGTCAACAAGGGCCGCAACGTCGCCGAGGACGTGGTCTATTCCGGCACCATTGCCGGCGCGCTGGAAGGCACCATACTGGGCCTGCCGTCGTTCGCGCTGTCGCAGGAATTCAGCATCGAGACACGCGAACGTCCGCCGTGGGACACCGCGCGCAAGTTCGGGCCCGACATCCTGCGCAAGGTGATCGCGGCAGGCGTCCCGAAGGATACGGTGATCAACGTCAACTTCCCGTCCTGTGCGCCCGAGGATGTTCTCGGCATCCGCGTGACGCGGCAGGGCAAGCGCAATCTCGGCTTCCTCAAGATCGACGAGCGCCGGGACGGCCGCGGCAATCCCTATTTCTGGATCGGCTTCGAGCGGACCGCGATGCTGGACACGCCTGCCGACGGCACCGACCTCGCGGCATTGCGGGACCGCTACGTCTCGGTCACGCCGCTCAGGCTCGACCGCACCGATGAAGCGTTTTCCG is from Bradyrhizobium sp. ISRA430 and encodes:
- the surE gene encoding 5'/3'-nucleotidase SurE, with protein sequence MRILCTNDDGIHAPGLKVVEEIARALSDDVWVVAPELDQSGVSHSLSLNDPLRLREVGPQHFAVRGTPTDCVIMGARHILGAKLPDVVLSGVNKGRNVAEDVVYSGTIAGALEGTILGLPSFALSQEFSIETRERPPWDTARKFGPDILRKVIAAGVPKDTVINVNFPSCAPEDVLGIRVTRQGKRNLGFLKIDERRDGRGNPYFWIGFERTAMLDTPADGTDLAALRDRYVSVTPLRLDRTDEAFSEALDAMLK